Proteins encoded within one genomic window of Conchiformibius steedae:
- a CDS encoding NADP-dependent malic enzyme, with translation MDEHIKEAALHFHEYPNPGKIQVAPTKPLATQHDLALAYSPGVAAPCMEIHADPLAAYKYTARGNLVAVISNGTAVLGLGNIGALAGKPVMEGKGVLFKKFANIDVFDIEVNETDPDKLVDIIAALEPTFGGINLEDIKAPECFYIEKKLRERCNIPVFHDDQHGTAIITAAAVLNGLRLIKKDIAEVTLVCSGAGAAAIACLDLLVALGMERENITVCDSKGVIYQTREDRERMDESKVRYAIADNGQRVLGDAVTGKDIFLGLSGANVLKPEMLQTMAENPMVFALANPQPEIWPPEAKAVRPDVIIGTGRSDFPNQVNNVLCFPFIFRGALDVGATTINEEMKLACVHAIADLAMAESNDVVAGAYGGEELKFGAEYLIPKPFDPRLIACIAPAVAQAAMDSGVATRPIADMDAYVEKLNQQIYKTSLFMRPVFSQAKKEVKRIVLAEGEDERVLHAAQQIVTQKLAFPILVGRKEIVEQRLQAQGLTIQAGKDFELVDLTDNPYYEESWQLYYDLLKRRGVTAKMARRRVVANTTLVGAAMVRLGHADGMVCGTMGRFYDHFEIMEEVIGYDNPERNACAMNAVITNKGNFFIADTYVIHDPTAEQVARNTLMCAKEIKRFGIQPKVALVSNSNFGSHVDKDSTKMQQALEMLREWAPDLEVDGEMQADLALDDELRKQTFPETTLHGAANVLMMPNVEAANISYNLMRVHATNGITVGPILMGMNKPVHIITPQSTVRRIVNMVALTAVDAQLWDK, from the coding sequence ATGGACGAGCATATCAAAGAAGCCGCCCTTCATTTTCACGAATACCCCAATCCGGGCAAAATCCAAGTTGCCCCCACCAAGCCTTTGGCAACCCAACACGATTTGGCATTGGCGTATTCACCGGGTGTTGCCGCACCGTGTATGGAAATTCACGCCGACCCGCTTGCCGCCTACAAATACACCGCCCGTGGCAATTTGGTTGCCGTGATTTCCAACGGCACGGCAGTGCTGGGTTTGGGCAATATCGGCGCATTGGCGGGCAAGCCCGTAATGGAAGGCAAAGGCGTATTGTTTAAAAAGTTTGCCAATATTGACGTATTTGATATTGAAGTCAACGAAACCGACCCCGACAAACTGGTGGACATTATCGCCGCTTTAGAGCCCACCTTCGGCGGCATCAATTTGGAAGACATCAAAGCCCCCGAGTGTTTTTACATTGAGAAAAAACTGCGCGAACGTTGCAATATCCCCGTGTTCCACGACGACCAGCACGGTACCGCCATTATTACCGCCGCCGCCGTACTCAACGGCTTGCGCCTGATTAAAAAAGACATTGCCGAAGTCACTTTGGTGTGTTCGGGCGCGGGTGCAGCCGCGATTGCCTGCTTGGATTTGCTCGTTGCCTTGGGCATGGAACGCGAAAACATCACCGTATGCGATTCCAAAGGCGTGATTTACCAAACCCGCGAAGACCGCGAACGCATGGACGAATCCAAAGTCCGTTACGCCATTGCCGACAATGGTCAGCGCGTATTGGGCGATGCCGTTACGGGCAAAGACATTTTCTTGGGCTTGTCGGGCGCAAACGTGTTGAAACCCGAAATGTTGCAAACCATGGCGGAAAATCCGATGGTGTTTGCCTTGGCGAACCCGCAGCCTGAAATTTGGCCGCCCGAAGCCAAAGCCGTGCGCCCCGACGTGATTATCGGCACAGGACGTTCCGATTTCCCCAACCAAGTCAATAATGTATTGTGCTTTCCGTTTATCTTCCGTGGTGCGCTGGACGTAGGCGCAACCACCATTAACGAAGAAATGAAACTCGCCTGTGTCCACGCCATTGCCGATTTGGCGATGGCAGAGTCCAACGACGTAGTGGCAGGCGCATACGGCGGCGAAGAGCTGAAATTCGGTGCGGAATACCTGATTCCCAAACCGTTTGACCCGCGCCTGATTGCCTGTATTGCCCCTGCCGTGGCCCAAGCCGCGATGGATTCGGGCGTTGCCACCCGTCCGATTGCCGATATGGACGCTTATGTAGAAAAACTGAACCAGCAAATCTACAAAACCAGCCTGTTTATGCGCCCCGTGTTCTCACAAGCCAAAAAAGAAGTCAAACGCATTGTGTTGGCAGAAGGCGAAGACGAGCGCGTATTGCACGCCGCGCAACAAATTGTGACCCAAAAACTGGCGTTCCCGATTTTGGTGGGGCGCAAAGAGATTGTGGAGCAGCGTTTGCAAGCACAGGGTTTAACCATTCAGGCAGGCAAAGATTTTGAATTGGTGGATTTAACCGACAACCCCTATTACGAAGAAAGCTGGCAGCTGTATTACGACCTGCTCAAACGCCGTGGCGTAACCGCCAAAATGGCACGCCGCCGCGTGGTTGCCAACACCACTTTGGTGGGCGCGGCAATGGTGCGTTTGGGTCATGCCGACGGCATGGTGTGCGGTACGATGGGGCGTTTTTACGACCACTTTGAAATCATGGAAGAAGTCATCGGTTACGACAATCCCGAACGCAACGCCTGTGCCATGAACGCCGTGATTACCAATAAAGGCAATTTCTTTATCGCCGATACCTATGTGATTCACGACCCCACCGCCGAACAGGTTGCCCGCAATACCTTAATGTGTGCCAAAGAAATCAAACGTTTCGGTATTCAGCCCAAAGTGGCGCTGGTGTCCAATTCCAATTTTGGTTCGCATGTGGACAAAGACAGCACCAAAATGCAGCAGGCATTGGAAATGTTGCGCGAATGGGCGCCCGATTTGGAAGTGGACGGCGAAATGCAGGCAGATTTGGCGTTGGACGACGAACTGCGTAAGCAAACCTTCCCCGAAACCACCCTGCACGGCGCAGCCAATGTGTTGATGATGCCGAATGTGGAAGCGGCAAACATCAGCTACAACCTGATGCGTGTTCACGCCACCAACGGCATTACCGTTGGACCGATTTTGATGGGTATGAACAAACCCGTTCACATTATCACCCCGCAATCTACCGTGCGCCGTATCGTTAATATGGTGGCATTAACGGCGGTTGATGCGCAACTGTGGGATAAATAA
- a CDS encoding inorganic diphosphatase yields MADFNQILDAGDVDGGIINVVVEIPQGSNHKIEWNRKLAVMQLDRVEPQLFAKPTNYGFIPQTLDEDGDELDALIITDTPLPTGIFLEARIIGVMKFVDDGEVDDKIVVVPADDRHTGNAIQTLDDLPAQLIKQIEFHFNHYKDLKKAGTTKVEHWGDIDEAKAVIRESQARWQQR; encoded by the coding sequence ATGGCAGACTTTAACCAGATTTTAGACGCGGGCGATGTGGACGGCGGCATCATCAATGTGGTAGTAGAAATTCCGCAGGGTTCCAACCACAAAATTGAATGGAACCGCAAATTAGCCGTGATGCAGTTGGACCGTGTTGAACCGCAGCTGTTTGCCAAGCCCACCAATTATGGTTTTATCCCGCAAACTTTGGACGAAGACGGCGATGAATTGGACGCACTGATTATTACCGACACGCCGCTGCCTACTGGTATTTTCTTGGAAGCGCGTATTATCGGCGTGATGAAGTTTGTTGATGACGGCGAAGTGGACGATAAAATTGTGGTTGTTCCCGCTGACGACCGCCACACAGGTAATGCCATTCAAACTTTGGACGATTTGCCCGCGCAACTGATTAAGCAAATTGAGTTTCACTTTAACCACTACAAAGATTTGAAAAAAGCAGGCACCACCAAAGTGGAACACTGGGGCGATATTGATGAAGCCAAAGCCGTGATTCGTGAATCACAGGCGCGTTGGCAGCAACGTTAA
- a CDS encoding P-II family nitrogen regulator — translation MKKIEAVIKPFKLDDVREALTEIGITGMTVSEVKGFGRQRGHTEIYRGAEYAVDFLPKVKIELVLPDEQVERAVETIIETARSGKIGDGKIFILPVEEVIRIRTGETAEAAV, via the coding sequence ATGAAAAAAATTGAAGCTGTTATCAAACCCTTTAAACTGGACGACGTGCGCGAAGCCCTTACCGAAATCGGCATTACCGGCATGACCGTCAGCGAAGTCAAAGGTTTCGGGCGACAACGCGGGCATACCGAAATCTATCGCGGCGCAGAATATGCCGTTGATTTTCTGCCAAAAGTCAAAATTGAATTGGTGTTGCCCGATGAGCAGGTGGAACGCGCCGTAGAAACCATTATTGAAACCGCCCGTTCAGGCAAAATCGGCGACGGCAAAATCTTTATCCTGCCCGTGGAAGAAGTCATCCGCATCCGCACCGGCGAAACGGCAGAAGCAGCAGTATAA
- a CDS encoding biotin--[acetyl-CoA-carboxylase] ligase, with protein MPLHSLLTVLADNQAHHITELAHAAGRRPELLNALWQQTPPHIRGLLRQKDGFWQLVRPLALLPENHTAPHFRVEVLRETTSTNEVLLDAVKRGEAIHRRVVVAHHQTAGRGRQGRAWESRAGECLMFSIGYTFGRERAELGALALVTALACREALAALGCPVQIKWPNDLVAGLDKLGGILIETVRRDEQIHAVIGIGINFVLPKDVENAASVQSVCEAKILPADLLDGILSRLHQSLPQFDGHGFAPFQAAYQAAHRDHGREVAVLHEGAVQHEGRVTGVAADGMLQLLTEAGEIRIASGETSLRLPQQLANDNTAEAAAPVRYLLLDGGNSRLKWAWVENGNIVATNHAPYRNLDVLHDEWLQYGAGVSRVVGSAVCGAAKQAMVAARLPHVKIEWQTSMKRGLGIYNHYQNPAEHGADRWFNVLGSRRFSSRACVIVSCGTAVTVDALTTDNHYLGGTIMPGFHLMKESLALKTANLNRVPGKLFPFPTTTANAVAGGMMDAVCGSLILMHSRLQARNGGEAVDVLLTGGGAVKVARALPEQFTLDNSVKIVDNLVIFGLLNWIEQA; from the coding sequence ATGCCGCTGCATTCGCTTCTTACCGTCCTTGCCGACAACCAAGCCCACCACATTACCGAATTGGCACACGCTGCGGGTCGCCGTCCCGAATTGCTCAATGCCCTGTGGCAGCAAACCCCGCCGCACATCCGCGGTTTGCTGCGCCAGAAAGACGGTTTTTGGCAGTTGGTGCGCCCTTTGGCGTTGTTGCCCGAAAATCATACTGCGCCGCATTTCCGTGTGGAAGTGTTGCGCGAAACCACTTCTACCAACGAGGTTTTGTTGGACGCGGTCAAACGCGGCGAAGCCATTCACCGCCGTGTGGTGGTGGCGCATCATCAAACGGCGGGGCGCGGACGGCAGGGCAGGGCGTGGGAAAGCCGTGCGGGCGAATGCCTGATGTTCAGCATCGGTTACACCTTTGGGCGCGAGCGTGCCGAATTGGGCGCGTTGGCACTGGTCACGGCGCTGGCGTGTCGTGAGGCATTGGCGGCTTTGGGTTGCCCCGTGCAAATCAAATGGCCCAATGATTTGGTGGCGGGCTTGGACAAATTGGGCGGGATTTTAATTGAAACGGTGCGCCGTGATGAGCAGATTCATGCGGTTATCGGCATCGGCATCAATTTTGTGCTGCCCAAAGACGTGGAAAACGCTGCTTCGGTGCAATCGGTGTGCGAAGCGAAAATTTTACCTGCCGATTTGTTGGACGGTATTTTAAGCCGTTTGCACCAAAGCCTGCCGCAGTTTGACGGACACGGTTTTGCGCCCTTTCAAGCGGCATATCAGGCGGCGCACCGCGACCACGGGCGTGAAGTGGCAGTATTGCACGAAGGCGCGGTTCAGCACGAAGGGCGTGTAACGGGTGTGGCGGCAGACGGTATGTTGCAGCTTTTAACCGAAGCGGGCGAAATCCGCATTGCCAGCGGCGAAACCAGCTTGCGTCTGCCGCAGCAGTTGGCAAACGACAACACTGCGGAAGCCGCTGCGCCCGTGCGTTATTTATTGTTGGACGGCGGCAACAGCCGTTTAAAATGGGCGTGGGTGGAAAACGGCAATATTGTGGCAACCAATCACGCGCCTTATCGCAATTTGGACGTATTGCATGATGAATGGCTGCAATATGGCGCGGGGGTGTCGCGGGTGGTGGGTTCGGCGGTGTGCGGCGCAGCCAAACAAGCCATGGTGGCAGCGCGGCTGCCGCACGTTAAAATTGAATGGCAAACCTCGATGAAACGCGGTTTGGGGATTTACAACCACTATCAAAATCCCGCCGAACACGGCGCAGACCGTTGGTTTAATGTGTTGGGTAGTCGCCGTTTCAGCAGCCGCGCCTGTGTGATTGTCAGCTGTGGTACGGCCGTTACAGTGGATGCGCTCACTACCGACAACCACTATTTGGGTGGTACGATTATGCCGGGGTTTCATCTGATGAAAGAATCGCTGGCATTAAAAACCGCCAATTTGAACCGCGTTCCGGGCAAACTGTTTCCTTTTCCCACCACTACTGCCAATGCCGTAGCAGGAGGCATGATGGATGCCGTTTGTGGCTCGCTAATCCTGATGCACAGCCGCTTGCAGGCGCGTAACGGCGGCGAAGCCGTGGACGTATTACTCACCGGCGGCGGCGCAGTTAAAGTGGCGCGCGCCCTTCCCGAACAATTTACTTTAGACAATAGCGTGAAAATTGTAGATAATTTGGTGATTTTCGGACTTCTTAACTGGATTGAACAAGCATGA
- a CDS encoding DUF4112 domain-containing protein, translated as MPEHRRYPELLRSRSYQACKQVSRYLDDYRLDGVIGLFPVVGDAVGQGFNAVYLYVAAVKLRSWRLSLVVLCNGLIDTVIGLIPFLGAVLDFFYQANKRNLALIEGFATGDAEVVREVNRRALVSLGLIALLLVSAYWLAKLAWAVLMYLWQSATGLF; from the coding sequence ATGCCCGAACACCGCCGTTATCCCGAATTATTACGCAGCCGCAGCTACCAAGCCTGCAAACAGGTCAGCCGTTATTTAGACGATTACCGTTTGGACGGCGTGATTGGACTCTTCCCTGTGGTGGGCGATGCGGTTGGACAAGGTTTTAATGCCGTTTATCTGTATGTGGCAGCAGTAAAACTGCGCTCGTGGCGTTTGTCGCTGGTGGTGTTGTGTAACGGTTTGATAGACACCGTGATTGGTCTGATTCCCTTTTTGGGTGCGGTGCTGGATTTTTTCTATCAAGCCAACAAACGCAATTTGGCGTTAATTGAAGGCTTTGCCACAGGCGATGCCGAAGTGGTGCGCGAAGTGAACCGCCGTGCGCTGGTGTCGCTGGGACTGATTGCGCTGCTGCTGGTGTCGGCATACTGGTTGGCAAAATTGGCGTGGGCAGTGCTGATGTATCTGTGGCAAAGCGCAACGGGCTTATTCTAA
- the truB gene encoding tRNA pseudouridine(55) synthase TruB: MTTTTTRPVHGVLLLDKPLGISSNTALQRARRLYRAEKAGHTGVLDPLASGLLPVCFGEAAKFAQYLLDADKAYTATLKLGEATTTGDAEGDIIATARSDIALNEFKQSCTALTGTIRQVPPMFSALKHEGKPLYEYARQGITIERKARDITIYQINISDFSPPFATLDVRCSKGTYIRTLAEDIAKHIGTFAHLSALRRTATAGFSVANAHTLDHLAELGENARDALLLPCDALVTHLPRIDVSADTARDVHCGRLPAWKGAAPAHTPLRAYAPCGGFVGLVSYSPAHGTLKAVRLMSTPKSD, translated from the coding sequence ATGACCACCACCACCACACGCCCCGTTCACGGCGTATTATTATTAGACAAACCCCTAGGCATCAGCAGCAACACCGCCCTACAACGCGCCCGCCGCCTGTACCGCGCCGAAAAAGCAGGGCACACAGGCGTATTAGACCCCTTGGCAAGCGGATTACTGCCCGTCTGCTTTGGCGAAGCCGCCAAATTCGCCCAATATTTATTGGATGCCGACAAAGCCTACACCGCCACCCTCAAACTTGGCGAAGCCACCACCACAGGCGATGCCGAAGGCGACATCATCGCCACTGCCCGCAGCGATATAGCTTTAAACGAATTTAAACAATCCTGTACCGCACTCACAGGCACAATCCGCCAAGTTCCCCCCATGTTTTCCGCCCTCAAACACGAAGGCAAACCCCTGTACGAATACGCCCGTCAAGGCATTACCATCGAGCGCAAAGCACGCGACATCACCATCTACCAAATCAACATCAGCGATTTTTCCCCGCCGTTTGCCACGCTGGACGTGCGTTGCAGCAAAGGCACTTATATTCGCACTTTGGCAGAAGACATCGCCAAACACATCGGCACATTCGCCCATTTAAGCGCCCTGCGCCGTACCGCCACCGCTGGTTTTTCGGTTGCCAACGCCCACACTTTAGACCACCTTGCCGAGCTGGGCGAGAATGCCCGTGATGCGCTGTTATTGCCCTGCGATGCCTTGGTAACGCACCTGCCGCGCATTGATGTTTCTGCCGACACCGCCCGCGATGTCCATTGTGGGCGTTTACCCGCTTGGAAGGGCGCAGCACCCGCACACACGCCCTTACGCGCCTACGCGCCCTGCGGCGGATTTGTCGGATTGGTATCCTACTCGCCCGCACATGGCACGCTGAAAGCCGTGCGTTTAATGAGTACACCCAAGTCAGATTAG
- a CDS encoding SMI1/KNR4 family protein — MKHLKIWHDEGSVSRAIIERFAQQAGVQFPETYISLISQHDYLYLEDNIFDFVNSDGEKDERDIVFFGYKSEIADGSSIHTDSQIHDEYAYGNQIIAFGCSGNGDYICFDYRHHSNEPSIVLMYHDHFIEDGSGNIRMQVSHIANNFDEFLLKLHS, encoded by the coding sequence ATGAAACATTTAAAAATCTGGCACGATGAAGGTTCTGTTTCCCGTGCCATTATTGAACGTTTTGCACAACAAGCAGGCGTACAGTTTCCAGAAACGTACATTTCACTCATAAGTCAGCACGATTATTTATATCTTGAAGACAATATTTTTGATTTTGTTAATAGTGATGGCGAAAAAGATGAAAGAGACATTGTATTTTTCGGGTATAAAAGCGAAATAGCAGATGGTTCAAGTATCCATACTGACTCTCAAATCCATGATGAATATGCTTATGGCAATCAAATCATTGCTTTTGGTTGTAGTGGGAATGGCGATTACATTTGCTTTGATTATCGCCATCATTCAAACGAGCCCAGTATTGTTTTAATGTATCATGATCATTTTATTGAAGATGGTTCAGGCAATATCAGAATGCAAGTCAGTCACATAGCCAATAACTTTGATGAGTTTTTACTCAAATTGCATTCCTAG
- the hemH gene encoding ferrochelatase, whose product MSFHTEPHITFEQQNKTGILLMNLGTPERPSPEALKPYLRRFLSDKRVVELPSFLWKPILFGAVIPLRVKHVAENYERVWLNEGSPLQVFTERQRDGLRQRLPQDLYIEYAMTYSEPLVSQALAKLKANGVGRVLVLPLYPQYAASSSAAAIDKVLKELLKQRNQMSVRTVTRFYDHEGYIKALAAQIRNYRAEHGAGDLLMFSFHGIPQAQHDKGDPYPHECRKTAQLVAAELGLGEQDYTVSFQSQFGKAKWIGPSTQDLFVSLPKKQKIKKLDVICPGFVSDCLETMEEIAIAGREEFFANGGEQFHYIPCLNDNPDWLDALADLARDNLQGWVSYNL is encoded by the coding sequence ATGAGCTTCCACACCGAACCCCACATCACCTTTGAACAACAAAACAAAACAGGCATTCTGCTGATGAACCTCGGCACGCCCGAACGCCCCAGCCCCGAAGCCCTCAAACCCTATTTGCGCCGCTTTTTGTCCGACAAACGCGTGGTAGAACTGCCGTCTTTCCTTTGGAAACCCATTTTGTTTGGCGCAGTGATTCCCCTGCGCGTCAAACACGTTGCCGAAAACTATGAACGCGTATGGCTGAACGAAGGCTCGCCCCTGCAAGTGTTTACCGAACGCCAGCGCGATGGTCTGCGCCAACGCCTGCCGCAGGATTTATATATTGAATACGCCATGACCTACAGCGAACCCCTTGTTTCGCAAGCCCTTGCCAAACTCAAAGCCAACGGCGTCGGGCGCGTACTCGTTTTGCCCCTGTATCCCCAATACGCCGCCAGCAGCAGCGCCGCCGCCATTGATAAAGTTTTAAAAGAACTGCTCAAACAGCGCAACCAAATGTCGGTACGCACCGTTACCCGCTTTTACGACCACGAAGGCTACATCAAAGCCCTCGCCGCCCAAATCCGCAACTACCGTGCCGAACACGGCGCAGGCGACTTGCTGATGTTCAGTTTCCACGGCATTCCCCAAGCCCAACACGACAAAGGCGACCCCTACCCCCACGAATGCCGCAAAACCGCCCAACTGGTTGCCGCCGAACTGGGTTTGGGCGAACAAGACTACACCGTGTCTTTCCAAAGCCAATTCGGCAAAGCTAAATGGATTGGACCGTCCACCCAAGACTTATTTGTTTCGCTGCCGAAAAAACAAAAAATCAAAAAATTAGACGTGATTTGCCCCGGATTTGTCTCCGACTGCTTGGAAACCATGGAAGAAATCGCCATCGCAGGGCGCGAAGAATTTTTTGCCAACGGCGGCGAACAATTCCACTACATTCCCTGCCTGAACGACAACCCCGATTGGCTGGACGCACTTGCCGACTTGGCACGCGACAACCTGCAAGGCTGGGTAAGCTACAACCTGTAA
- a CDS encoding lytic transglycosylase domain-containing protein, translated as MTTQPNVSRRLLLLGGAATLLPVPLRAGAQREETLSDDVASVMRGSVEHASPPRLVFSRAIDGQRWLNDMSARLARFPPAGEWERRRMLTMIQYEATRADLDVQLILGLIEVESNFRQYAVSNVGAKGLMQVMPFWQKYIGKQNHNLFDMRTNLRYGCTILRHYNNLENGNMRRALARYNGSLGSDKYPNAVIGAWQNNWQWRA; from the coding sequence ATGACCACCCAACCCAATGTATCGCGCCGCCTGCTGCTGCTGGGCGGTGCTGCTACTTTGTTGCCCGTGCCACTGCGTGCGGGCGCACAGCGCGAAGAAACCCTGTCTGATGACGTTGCCAGCGTGATGCGCGGCTCGGTGGAACACGCCAGCCCGCCGCGTTTGGTGTTTTCCCGTGCCATAGACGGACAACGTTGGCTGAACGATATGTCGGCACGGCTGGCGCGGTTTCCGCCTGCGGGCGAGTGGGAACGCCGCCGCATGCTCACCATGATTCAATACGAAGCCACCCGCGCCGATTTGGATGTGCAGCTAATTTTGGGGCTGATTGAAGTAGAAAGCAATTTCCGTCAATACGCCGTGAGCAATGTGGGTGCCAAAGGGTTGATGCAGGTGATGCCGTTTTGGCAGAAATACATCGGCAAACAAAATCATAACCTGTTTGATATGCGTACCAATTTGCGCTACGGCTGCACCATTTTGCGCCACTATAATAATTTGGAAAACGGCAATATGCGCCGCGCCCTTGCCCGTTACAACGGCAGTTTGGGCAGCGATAAATATCCCAATGCCGTTATTGGCGCATGGCAGAACAACTGGCAATGGCGCGCCTGA
- the purE gene encoding 5-(carboxyamino)imidazole ribonucleotide mutase — protein sequence MTAIGIIMGSNSDWPVMEHAARILEQFGVTYEARVVSAHRTPDLMFDYAKSARERGLQAIIAGAGGAAHLPGMVASQTTLPVLGVPVPSKYLRGEDSLLSIVQMPKGVPVATFAIGEAGAANAALFAVSLLANQQPELAQKLADFRRSQSETVLAMNLPPVSPA from the coding sequence ATGACCGCCATCGGCATTATCATGGGCAGCAACAGCGATTGGCCCGTAATGGAACACGCCGCCCGTATCTTGGAACAATTCGGCGTAACCTATGAAGCCCGCGTGGTGTCGGCACACCGCACCCCCGATTTGATGTTTGACTACGCCAAATCCGCCCGCGAACGCGGTTTACAAGCCATTATTGCAGGCGCAGGCGGCGCGGCGCATCTGCCTGGCATGGTTGCCAGCCAAACCACCCTGCCCGTACTCGGCGTACCCGTTCCCAGCAAATACCTGCGCGGCGAAGATTCGCTGCTGTCCATTGTGCAAATGCCCAAAGGCGTACCCGTTGCCACATTTGCCATCGGCGAAGCAGGCGCAGCCAATGCCGCCCTGTTTGCCGTCTCGCTGCTTGCCAACCAACAGCCCGAATTGGCACAAAAACTGGCAGACTTCCGCCGCAGCCAAAGCGAAACCGTGCTGGCAATGAACCTGCCCCCCGTTTCCCCCGCCTAA
- the ppsR gene encoding posphoenolpyruvate synthetase regulatory kinase/phosphorylase PpsR: protein MTQARRRAFFVSDRTGITSENMGDALLEQFENMKFKRSTYPYVDTADKAHGLVQIINRAAEEDEARPLVFSSIVNDEVREIVKTSKGLHLSFFDAFLGVLEEEFGVRARHSVQSRVHNLERYDARMEAVNFSLNHDDGVSDKNLEEADVILMGVSRSGKTPTCLYLALQYGIRAANYPLTPDDLDTTDLPRMVKNHKHKLFGLTIQPERLHDIRQERRPDSRYANLNTCRNEVADAQAMFRRHGIPFTNTTHKSVEELAVAIMQECKLKRRF from the coding sequence ATGACCCAAGCCCGCCGCCGTGCCTTTTTTGTTTCCGACCGCACAGGCATTACCTCTGAAAACATGGGCGATGCCCTGTTGGAACAGTTTGAAAACATGAAATTTAAACGTTCCACCTACCCCTATGTGGATACCGCCGACAAAGCCCACGGCTTGGTGCAGATTATCAACCGCGCCGCTGAAGAAGACGAAGCGCGTCCTTTGGTGTTTTCCAGCATTGTCAATGACGAAGTGCGCGAAATCGTGAAAACCAGCAAAGGTTTGCATTTGAGTTTTTTTGATGCGTTTTTGGGGGTGTTGGAAGAAGAATTTGGCGTGCGGGCGCGACATTCGGTGCAAAGCCGCGTGCATAATTTGGAACGCTATGATGCGCGTATGGAAGCGGTTAATTTTTCGCTTAACCACGATGATGGCGTGTCCGATAAAAACTTGGAAGAAGCAGATGTGATTTTAATGGGCGTTTCGCGCAGCGGCAAAACACCTACCTGCTTGTATTTGGCGTTGCAATACGGCATCCGCGCCGCCAATTATCCTTTAACGCCCGATGATTTGGACACCACCGACTTGCCGCGCATGGTCAAAAACCACAAGCACAAATTATTTGGTTTAACCATTCAGCCCGAGCGTTTGCACGACATCCGCCAAGAACGCCGTCCCGATTCGCGTTATGCCAATTTAAACACCTGCCGCAATGAAGTGGCAGACGCGCAAGCCATGTTCCGCCGCCACGGCATTCCGTTTACCAATACCACGCATAAATCGGTGGAAGAATTGGCAGTCGCCATTATGCAGGAATGCAAATTAAAACGCCGTTTTTAA
- a CDS encoding Lrp/AsnC family transcriptional regulator: MGQITLDKTDLKILQVLQENGRLSNVELSDRVALSPSPCLRRLKQLEESGIIRRYAALLAPARLDLGLQVFIRVSINKAPDAREEFARAVLGWQQVLGCYALTGETDFLLHAFFTDMTAFSHFVLDVLLSHTAVLDAHSSFVLKEIKNTTSLPLGHLQPGYAP; the protein is encoded by the coding sequence ATGGGGCAAATCACTTTAGACAAAACCGATTTGAAAATCCTGCAAGTGTTGCAGGAAAACGGGCGTTTGAGCAATGTGGAGCTGTCTGACCGCGTGGCACTGTCGCCCTCGCCGTGTCTGCGCCGTCTCAAGCAGTTGGAAGAATCGGGCATTATCCGCCGCTATGCTGCCCTGCTTGCGCCTGCGCGTTTGGATTTGGGTTTGCAGGTGTTTATCCGCGTGTCCATCAACAAAGCCCCCGATGCGCGTGAAGAATTTGCCCGCGCCGTATTGGGTTGGCAGCAGGTATTGGGTTGTTACGCGCTCACGGGCGAAACCGATTTTCTGCTGCACGCCTTTTTTACCGATATGACGGCGTTTTCGCATTTTGTGCTGGACGTGTTGTTGTCGCACACGGCGGTACTGGACGCGCATTCCAGCTTTGTGTTGAAAGAAATCAAAAACACCACATCGCTGCCCTTGGGGCATTTGCAACCGGGGTATGCGCCTTAA